The following nucleotide sequence is from Gymnodinialimonas sp. 202GB13-11.
CTCGATTTCAACGCAGACCCCGCAAGCAACCGCCACGCCTCGGCTGAAGATCGTCTGGATGAATTGGGGAATGCCGTCTTCACAGCGGCCAGCCTTGTCTTGCGCGAAGGGCTGACCGAACTTCGACATCCCGATTTGTTTCCGGATGGCCCCCGCACCGCGCCCATCCCCTTCCCGCTTTCCATCGACGAGGCGTTCCCCTCGCTGATCCCGTAACACTTGCCAATTCATGCGCGGCACGGCACACCCGCCCGCGACGAACGGAGATACCCGCCCATGGCCCTCAATATCGAACAAGGCTCCACCAGCCATTCCGCCTACGACCTGCGCAGCCATATGTCTGACGCGATCGAGACGCACACGCTTGCGATCCTCGTGGAGAACGAGCCGGGCGTGCTGGCCCGTGTGATCGGGCTGTTCTCGGGCCGGGGTTACAACATTGAAAGCCTGACGGTGGCCGAGGTCGATCATGGCGGGCACCGGTCGCGCATTACAATCGTGACGTCGGGCACGCCGCAGGTGATCAACCAGATCAAAATGCAGCTGAGCCGCATGGTGCCGGTCCATGAAGTGGCCGACCTGACCGTTGAAGGCCCGTTCGTGAGCCGTGAATTGGCGCTGATCAAAGTCGTAGCAAAGGGTGAGCACCGGGTTGAGGCGCTGCGGATTGCAGAGATTTTCCGCTGCAACGTGGTCGACAGCACGTTGGAGAGTTTCGTCTTTGAGCTGACGGGTATGCCCGAGAAAATTGACGCCTTCACCGAGTTGATGCGTCCGTTGGGCGACGTAAAGCTGGCCCGTACAGGCGTAGCTGCCATCGCGCGGGGCCTTTGATGCGGCTTGCACTCGCTTTGCTGGCCGCCCTTGCCGGGCCGGTCGCAGCACAGGAATTTCGGGGCGTCACGCTGGGTGAGCCGATCCCCGAAAGTGCGCCGGAGCCTGTCGGCTCAGAGGTCGCGCATCCGTTCGCCTATACGCTTTGGCAATTTGACGATGGCCTTTCGATGTCAGCCACCCGCGATGCGGAGATTGGCGAGGTCCTGTATCTGGAGATGTGGCGATCGGAAGGGCAAGGGCAGCAGCCCACACCAATCGATGGCCTGACCTTTGGTGAGACGACGCGCGGCGATTTGCACGCGCGGTTTGGCTCCGAAGGGATTGTGTTTGAGGGGCGCGGGCGCTTTGCAGAAGCCGGGCCCGTGGCCGTGTACTTCATCAGCTACGAGATTGAGGGGCTGGAAAGCGTGGTGTCGTTCGTCACCATCCAACCTCTCGCAACTGCCAGCGAAGAGGTTGCTGACCAATCCGTTCTCGATGCGGTGATCGTGGCCGATGGCCGGTATCTGGATCAGATCTGGGGTGTGAACCGGGGCCGCTTGCCGGGCTATGCGCCCATCGAAGATCCGTTCGCAGACTAAATCGTATCAAGACGCGGAGGCCGTCTGCCCCGCCCCCGCGCCTTGCCCCTGACCGGTTCAGGGGCGAACCGGTCAGAGAACGTTGCCGTTAGCCGGCCGGAATAAGACCGGCTTCCTCGGCAGCGCCAACTTCATCGGCGCTGAGCAGGCCATCGGCATCTGCATCAAGAGCCTGGAATTCCTCTTCGGTCAGCGCGGGCATAAGCGTCAGCAGCTCTGCGAAGCTGACCATCCCGTCGCCATCAGTGTCCACGGATTCGGCCTGGCCCATGGCCAGAGACGCCCCGCCCACCAGGACGGCGAATGCGCCAGCCAGAGTGACAGCAGCAAGACGAGGAGTTTTGAATTCGGATCGCATGGGAGATTTCCCTCCATATAGGTTGCGTATCGATGCGGCACCGGGATTGGCGACGCATCTACAAGGGAAGAGGGGCTGGGGAGCGGTTTTGATCCGGCCAAGCGCGCGGCCCCTGCCAGATCGGCGACCGCCCGCCCAACACGCGCCAATGCGATGCGCGACGTCCCGCCGAGGCTGAAAACATCGGCAATCGCTTGCCCGAAAAGGCGCGCGATGGGCGGCAAAGGGCGCGTCTTGGGGGGCTGGCGTCGGCGTTGTTGCGAGGCTGGCGCTGCGGGCAGAGCCTTTGGGTCTTACTCACGGAACCTGCCTTTTCCCTTCGAAAGGTCGCCTGCCCATGTCCAATGCTTCTATTTCCCAGACTCCGATATCAATCGGTGAGGATGATGATCCCACCGCCCTGCCCCATACGCGCATCTTCACGGCATTGCTCACCGATTTGCAGCGCAGTGCGCGTCGGTTGGCGCGCACCGGCGATGATGCCGATGATCTTGTGCAAGATACGCTGCTGCGGGTCTGGTCGCGTATGGCGATGATCCTCGACGGCCATAGCGACGCCGCACCTATTGAAGACCTGCGAGCCTATGCTTTCGCCACGCTGCGCCACCGGGCCTTTGCGCGTTATTCCATCGCACGGCCTACGGAGGAGGCTGATGAGGAAATCGCCGCCCCCCGCGGCTCAGACGGGGTGACGCGGCTGGCTTGTGCCGAGGCGTTGGAGGCGCTGGCCGATCTGCCACAAGAACAGCAGGTTCTGCTGCGCCTGCGCGCGATGGACGGGCTGAGCTATGCCGAGATTGCGCGCAAGACCGGCCTGCCGCTTGGCACCGTCACCTCACGGCTGGCGCGCGGGCGGGCAACGCTGCGCGAAGTGCTCGACCTGCCGCCCGGTGCACCAGTGACGGACCTGTTGGGGGGAGAGCCGGGCTAGGCTCATGTCTTCATGGGCGTAAGAAATGTCGCCCATGGAAAAGCGGAACGGTGGATGGGGCGGCACCCTGTGCGCATAATTCGCTGCCGCAGGAGCCTTGCCCATGCCCGACGACCGGATGCGCCCCCTTGCCGATGTCATGGCCCCAATTGAGCGCGCCCATGGCCTGCCCAACGCCCATTATACCGACCCCGCCACCATCGCCATGGAAAACAAGGCAGTGCTGGAAACGACATGGGCAGCCCTTGCAGTAGGATCGGATGTACCGGAGCCGGGCGATGCGAAACCAATCGAGT
It contains:
- the ilvN gene encoding acetolactate synthase small subunit; the encoded protein is MALNIEQGSTSHSAYDLRSHMSDAIETHTLAILVENEPGVLARVIGLFSGRGYNIESLTVAEVDHGGHRSRITIVTSGTPQVINQIKMQLSRMVPVHEVADLTVEGPFVSRELALIKVVAKGEHRVEALRIAEIFRCNVVDSTLESFVFELTGMPEKIDAFTELMRPLGDVKLARTGVAAIARGL
- a CDS encoding RNA polymerase sigma factor; amino-acid sequence: MSNASISQTPISIGEDDDPTALPHTRIFTALLTDLQRSARRLARTGDDADDLVQDTLLRVWSRMAMILDGHSDAAPIEDLRAYAFATLRHRAFARYSIARPTEEADEEIAAPRGSDGVTRLACAEALEALADLPQEQQVLLRLRAMDGLSYAEIARKTGLPLGTVTSRLARGRATLREVLDLPPGAPVTDLLGGEPG